The genomic stretch TCCTCTGCTGTGTGTATGTGTGTGCTGAGCGTGTTATATACGAATTTACAAATACCCAAGTGTACGAAGCAGGAGGCAAGTTGCTGTCTCTATCGAAGGTTTCCTTACAACTCCAATCTTGGTCCGTAAAATTCATGACTGAAATATGAAGGAAGACTGGAAATAACATAACATTTGATGGACGTCCGAtcataaaaaattgtgaaacattTCCGATATGTCTTATTCTACAAGTTTTCCTAGACACCCGTATcatttcttaaaaacaaaacaaaaatatattcttttgttaAACAGTTTGTaatgcttctttttttattttttataaaaccgTTTAACTATTAAAAGTCTTTCTATTTCCACGCAATAGTATGGTTTCTAAAATGCTTAAAACCATTACGTATTTTtagcctttaaaaaaaataaaatattagagCGTCAGTGGTGAGaattttgcagacgaaacgcgcgcatTGACCTTAGTTTTAATTTAAGTCCTGGTAACTATTATGAGTTTAGTTTATCTTGTACACAATGTATTGCAAAAAACgttaattgtaaaaataaaaataaaaatttctaatagcaaattgtttatttttattttattttaagagtTATCGCTATTAACTCTGTTTGGTAAAAATAAATCAGTTCCATTTCAACAATCAAATATATTACATTTGAGAcagataaatacaaaaaaaacagggTCAATTCGACAattgaaaagagggacgaaagataccagagggacagacaaATTCATCTAtcgcaaataaactgacaacgccatgtttaaccaaaaacaaaacaaaaacccaAACAATCAGACACATAATAGTATACAATacagaacatagaaaactaaaggacCTCGAGCCAGAcacaaaaactggggttgatcccAGCTGCTCCCGAGGAATAAGCAGATTCTGCGCCACATGTGatgttcatgttattacaaaacccggtaaatagtctaatttgtaAAAATCGAGTGAAGACTCTTGACACCATATGTATCTGTATCGAAATAAACTCTGCTAAGTTATTCTTCAAATTGCTATTTCTAAGCGACATTGCTTCCTCACTACGTATGCTGTTACTTTCTCTTGCTTCGGGTACTAGTTGTGCGGATCATTATTGCTTCCGTTACTATTCCAAATATAGAACGCAGTTTGAAATGTAGATTGTTTAGTACTATTATCAGACTTCATATTGTTTTTAACCTcactcttttttttcttattacttATGTTTTGGTGACGATGACATAACACtttattgaaattatatattatcattattttgagCGTCGCAAAAAATAAATGcaatcaaaaatgtaaaaactgttttcaaatcgacaatttaatttgaaaatacttcgttttacaaataaacaaaagtcTTGTTAATTGATTTTACGCGTTCTACGAAAACTGATTACCCAATAACAAGCAGGATTTTAAATCAGTCTTTTTCATCTCATTATAACCTTAAAAAATGCAGACGAAATAGATAAAATCTTTTTAATGTATGTACAAACCCTATTATTTATGGTGATACCTTTGTAAAATGAAATGTAGCCTTTATATTTGAGATGAATTAAAAAGGATTTTTCGAAATATCGCTCTATTTGTTGCTTGCGTGAAAGGATTGCAGACTGCTGTTGGTTCAtttgttatcaataaatgttATCAGTTATTGTTTCTATCTTTTTACGACTTGTACATATATTCTCTTACTTTACCAgtgaaacattttttataatatcTCGTAAAGTATAAAGCTAGTGTTGGGTAAATACTTGACAATGTTATATGGTTACGTAAATATGGTTACATCGTAAGGTAAAGGAATGTAGATATGAAAGATAGATGttaaataaaacttatttcaTATCTTTATCATGAATGTGAAAATAGAACAAATGTGTCAGATTGGATTAACTTTCAATTTCAAGCACATTACATTGTTTTTACAGTAGTATAATAAAAAGGCCAGGACATCTATGCATTGTTGTTTATTGTATGTTATATTGCAATTGAAGATTGAAATGAATCATCGTCATACGATTTATGAAATAATGTTCAATTCATGTCTTACATTTATTTGATGGTTTAAACTTTCAACTAACACCTTACATTGTTACACTTTTCGGCATACACCATTACATCATACACCCTGTttcattacaccatacacgttacacctttacATCCTACACTTTTCACATTCTAGCTACACCATAAGTTATACCCATAACgcaatttattttaaagaaagagTGCGACTAcaaatttgttatttctttaaaaaaaactaattttgatcaCACTTTAAAATTCagttattatcattttttaacTTTGATAACCACACTGTCTAtacacgttacacaatcacatcattacaccattccccttacgcAATACACTGTAGCACCATACACCTTCAACCATTGCAACATTGCACCATATGTCATACACCATACATGTTATTTATCTTGGAAATTTACACCATTCAAGGGCTGTAACCATGTTAAGTTTGTTAGATTGAGCATTGCAGAACACATTGTTCAATACCTTGCATTTAATATTGAACTCATTAATCTATTAAAACCTGCAATGACTGTTGATTCGGCTTCAATAAAACACTAGAATTTAACAACGAAATACTATtcaagcagcgcctgcatatgcgGTTTTATTCAAAGTCGATAAGATATTCCTTGAAGTAAATACTCATCTGGCTAAAATTAAAAACTGTATGTTTACTCTAGTGTTCTTTGGATGTTATATTTGCTATATATCATTATTAAGGATACACGTGTTGATTatcaatatttttcatgaatagtCAGGTATAGTACCAATATTTTCAGAGCAAAACCTACTAATACATCTAGTTTACTTTTCGATGGAATTGTTCCTTTAACGAGACTATGTTAATTAAGTGAGTGTTATTATATCTGCATGCTATACTTGCATGTTTATCTGGTATTTCTAATTTACAATAGTACAACCGTCTACTATAAATCAGCCCAACGGGATTATTTAAAATAgtaacaaaggtaccaggattataatttagtacgacagacgcgcgtttcgtctacgtaagactcatcagtgacgctcatatcaaaatatttatcaaaccaaacaagtacaaaattgaacagcgttgaggatccaaaattccttaaaggtgtgccaaataatgctaaggtaatctatgactaggataagaaaatccttagttttaaaaaaattcaaagttttataaagagcaaatttttttaaatgaccatattattgatattcatgtcaacacttctacaccgaagtgttgactattgggctggtgataccctcggggactcaGCCCAGTGGTGTTAATTACGAAATAAATTATCTAACATTTAATAAGATCAGTAGCACGAACTACTATTACACTATATCATAAGCTAATATTATAGATAGTTGTGATTCAGGTTATCATAAGTAAAAACAATAATCATAAACAAACATTACAAATGCAAGGTAATCACAGTGTACTTTACTCCTAATTTAAACCTTTCTCCTCAAACgtaactatatcatgtatataatcatAAGTTATACAATTTCAATGTATTAATGCTGGATACGCTAAACTTGAAAGGTTGATAATAGAAACTGGATTATAATTTTACAGAGTTTTTAATGAATCAACGGCGtaagtttttgaaattattttgatttcattgtttttacCATGTTAAAGATGGATGCATTTATCATTGTAGacaacattgaaattgaaataacaaaggctgtaacacaaatattttgaataaactaCATTACTGTGTTTGAAACTAAGATGAAGAGTTGTCTACTCACAATGTCCTTATCGTTGTTCAAAATACCGTTGGCACgcatcaatttttaataattgaaaTTGCTTGAATCGTTTTGCCATATTTCTAAATTCTCAACGTTTGTTCAATGCCTTGTTTCGCAATATGTATTCATTGTGTTTAAGTCAAAACTAGTTATTCATTTGTATATACTTAAACTGGAAAGTGACACACTTTAAACGTCTCGATtcttaatattctgttacaaatatttgtataatttaacACCTAACTTTAATTAAACGGGGGCCTCGGTGGCCGGGTGGTCAAAATAATCGAACTACTGTATCATTAATCAGTTCACACTGATGTTCTGAGTTTAAATTTTGACCGGGGCAAATGCACTCGTTCCCAACCTTAAGGGTCTATACTGGTAAGTTGTTCTATCGAAGATCAGTGGTTTTTCCAAATACACCGCCTTTCTCCTCCATCAAACACTGACCACTActgaattgaaattcaaatttaaaaaaacacttttaatttttttgtgatataatttgttgaattagaactagttaaacattatttaaatatcacttgagtttaataaaaaaaatctcgactcgttaagttcttatctgcacatgcagctactgtactctttaacagcaaaacagatgtttttatcctcattgttttcaacactttaaataaccaagtttttaaagttatgtgattgacatcTTGTAATTGATCACCCACAACTCATGACTGTAGCAAGATGGTAGAAAATCAGCATGAGAGAAGTAGGTATGTCGATGTGgtaattgcacgtattgttgttCATcacattccactataagtcgttttgataATACCATTCAGGCAACAaccgatgttaaagaccttccgagatcaagaagaccccctattataacatctgctagggaaaatcaagcatagtgaaggttggtcagaagcaaacccattgcaaacaatacaaccctaaaaagagagtgatgaTCATACAGGAGCCTGTAAGCAAGAACTGTCATCGCTACTTGTTATCGTGTGATAAGACCATTTCATTTTGGTgacctttgcctacgaacagacacacagttgcccgtatctaatgtagtgcagagctcgccaaagttggaaattataatcgtggaggaagatccattgttcctaTGTTTATCTTGGTTTATTTTCCTTGGCctgatcgtagcccggatttgagcCATACCGAGCATATATTGAACACTATTGAGCGTTAAGAGCACGAAAGGACACCCAAGTTCAAACAcgtcttaaaaaaaaaccaataatctTCGTCcggaatggttgctgctaccttatcAACAAATAAGTCGACTTATgtcaggaatcagaagacgttaagaagcggttatccgtttgaatggaggttgcgcacaaagtactaattctttggcgtataacgatcaaccatgatgtaaACAATActcttaagattaattttgaaatgtctgacattatTAAATTCGACTACAGAAAAAGTTGTAATATgcaattttgtacaaaaaacactttattttgtaataaaaatgttggttacataaaaaaaaatttgttcatactttttttgtttgtttcaatgccaatgttatcattaactaaaagttttaaaaattcaaggtgttgcaatacttttttccatgtgtatattttgaatttttaaaacgcTTCTTATTCGAATTATCAACCCTATTAACTGAAAAAATAGGTCCCAATAACTTTAAATagtaaaatttctatattttctcTTCAAAAGTTACATGTACAAGCAAAATATTTCCACTCTGATATAAACGTCGCATTTAAACCTTTCAAGAAATATGAACATTATCTTGTATCAACTAATCTCTATCTTCAGTTAGTTTTTCTAGATCTTATTCTATCACGAATGCAAACTGAAAGTCTGGTAGGTTTGACAGTTCCATgataaatattcattttgtaCTTCTTTACTatgattatttttcaattaattaaGGAGATGTCAAATCTATAACTGTAATCATCAAGATGTCAATCAAAACTGGAcagtggtgtttttttttgtatcttgtgATGTACAAATATTGATACATGATAGGTCAATGAGTACAGAATACGATGACAACCACCGTTAACGCGCatttactacaaacagtaaacgtgcgtttattttttacaaagatAGAAGACGCGCCCTTTTCCACTTTAACGCGGCAGTAAACGtaaaagtaaacgcccgtttactctttacaaaattagaagacgcgcCATTTTTGCGTTAGCGCGGAGGGTCACACGAACGTCAACGCCcgttttcatttcattaaatttcaGAATTAAAGCAGAGTTAACGCGGTTTTACGCGAAAAACACGCCAGTAAACGCGGCGCTAACCTTTTCCACCGACTACGTGTAATGCTGTGTCTGTACTTAGGCACATGTTTGACTATACATTTTACTTAATCATTgacatgtttgaaatattttcaatCGCATATTTTAATACTTAAATCTGATTTCGTTGTGATACTTTACTACTTGATTATAAACTGCAATTCTGAATTTACGAAAATCGAAGTACAGTAAACCACGGCTTGTTGAAAAAGCTTGTCCGTATCTAAATTTCACAGAAGACATGctatactgcaaaaaaaaaatatcattaaatgtGATCACTATAAAGAAAACTATTGTTACAACTCACAGCTTGTGGGTGAATGGAAAGTGTTTCTTCTAAATGTTAACGAGCTTTAAGTCTGAAATGTGTCGTGTTAAAATGTAACCTTCAACGTGTCATCTGCATATGATTTTTCAATACATCTATTGCATTTCTAGTTAGTGATGCTTGCAGTCACATATATTTTGAATCCAACAGGGCACTTTTGTCAGATTTAAAAAACACCGCAATTAGTTAAGATTAATTGTGTTGCTTttaagaggtttagcgctataaaactattttcaatccaccatattttatgaataaaatgctttttaagaatatgacagttgttgtccattcgtttggtgtgtttgagcttataatttgccatttgattagagactttccgtattgaattttccacggagtgaagtatttttgtgatttgaaattttttcagattTAACAATACTGCAATTAGTTGAGATAGGTATTTTggttgctttttattcattttgagaGACTTCATATCGAACTgatattttaacaatattatttacTAGGTTTTTAAAAATCTCTATAGTGTCTACTAGATACCTTTATTAGTTTTTAAGGGagtatttttaaaactgttgAAACGTATGCACCTGTGCTAATTAAGGAATCAGTTGTTTAGTAGTTGACGTTTGATGAtgtgtttctcatttttatatagataagttGGTTGTTCTGTTTAAATAGTTTTGCAATAGTGATTTTGGGGCGCTTCATAGTTTGCTGTTTGGTTTGAGCCAAAACTCCATGCTGACGGCTTTACTTGGACTTGTTAAGTAattaactcatcaaagataccaggactaaatttggtatatacgccagacgagcgtttcgtctacaaaagactcatcagtgacactcgaatccaaaaaaggcaacaggccaaataaagtacgaagttgaagagcattgaggaccaaagttcctaaaagttttgccaaatacagctaaggtaatctatgcctgagatagaaatgccttagtatttcaaaaattcaatattttatcagttaatttataaatataaccatatcaatgataattcatgtccgcactaaagtgctgactactgggctggtgataccctcggggaaataaatctcgaccagcagtggcatcgacccagtggtagtaattaactcatcaaagataccaggactaaattatatacgccagacgcgcgtttcgtctacaaaagactcatcagtgacgctcgaatccaaaaaagttaacaggccaaataaagtacgaagttgaagagcattgaggaccaaagttcctaaaagttttgccaaatacagctaaggtaatctatgcctgaggtttaatttttatacatagtacatatatttattttacagtattCAAGTCATTGGTAAAGAATTAGTGTTTTCCCGGGAGGAAGATAGAAGAAAAATGGATAGGGCGAAACCAGAGTTGTATGACATATGTCCAGGCCTTTTAAGGATGAAATTAAACTTAATGTATACATCAGGCCAGACTCAAGTCGAAAACCGAACAATGGCTTTAGATACTGCAATAGAACGGGAGCATGAGATAGTTCATGGAGTTGTTGATTTAATGCGAACTTTGCTCGATAATCCATTACGAAAACATAGGTACATCGCTCGCAATACTAAAAAGCTcgaacaaaatatcaaaaataaccCTAAACACTTGAACACATTAGCTGACCTTGCAGACTTGTATAGAAGcaataatttgaaagaaaaagcTAAGATAATAGAAGATAGAATTAGTAAAATTTTGCAAAGCAGTGATTCCGATGATATCAAAGAAAAGGCAATTTGTATCGTCGAACAAGGTTATGCTGTACTTTTTGAAGAATTTAAAGAAAACGAACTAGAAGCACAACAAAAGCTAGCGGATTCATTTGAATTTATCAAGGCTGAACAGAGCAGTGCTATTGAAGAAAGAAAAGATTTGCTCTGCCTTGCCTTAAAATATACGGTAAATGCACAACGGCTTTTGTGTCTTACGATTAACTGTAAAAGTGACAATAAAGTTGCCGAGGAAAAGAAATCAAGCATTGAAATGTTTCAAAAAGGGATACAGTATCTTAGAAATACATCTTATTCTGTGGAAGATATTTATATATGGACTTACTATTATGCGATGGCTTGCAATAGAATGCCTTACAGTGCAAACGATATAGGTATTCAAGCTGTTTATTTGTTCTGGTCAGTTGTTTCGAATCTACCAAAAGATGACGAAAGATTTTCCATTTATAGAGCCCGTGCATACGCCTATATTGGACATAAAATAATTACACGGAATGAAGCTTTCAATGCTTCTTTGTCAACCAGTTCCTTAACCAGTGATGAAAAATTCCTCGCTCTCCTAAAGTCTCCTCTTTCTGCTTTTGAACTTGCGATCGCTGAGCTACCATACGATGAGGTTATTCTAAATCGTAAAGGTATAAGCTTGTGGTCTTTGTTTAAGTTTGGATATGCTAAAACAGACAACGAAAAACTTGATTATTTGGAACAAGCCGAGGAAACGCTATCATTGTCTATTTCACAGAACCCACGTATGCATTTGCTTGCCTTTTCAACAAGAATGAAGGTCTATATGGACTTATCCACTTTGAAAGTTTTTTCTGAAGACAAAAGGAAAGACTTCTTACACAAGGCCCTACATGACGGAAAACATTCTATTAAAAATAATATGAGCCCTCGCGATGTTTGCACAGTAGCTGAAGTTTGTCAGAAACTTGCTACATTTCCAAACTTTTACAGGTATGGACCTGAAGCCGTTTCATGCAGCGAATACTAGGTTACCTAAATCAATGTATAAGCGCGAAAGGACAAACATATTTCACAGCGTTCAAAATTGGAATAATTTATTTTGACATGGCGGAGTATCGTATGGCTACAGAATGGCTGAAAAGATCATTCATGTTCTCAGATCCAACGCGTGCGTTTGAAAATGTCAAATCATTATGCATGTCAGTACTGAAACTTGGTGATACATCAATCATTCATGCTGAGTTTATCCATGTCTTAACATTTATTGCTAACAGAATGAATGGTTTAGAGTTTCTTAATTATTTAGTACCAAAAGGTCTTTGGAAAGACTATCTTGGAAAGCTTTGtgaatttatgatatttttagaaaCTTTCCACCTTACAACAGATCAAGTAAAAATAGCAGAGTATTTGAAAACTGTTTTAATTAAGAAAGACTTCTTAACAGCACGACGGTTAAGAATATGCCAGTTCCAACTATCAAACAGATACgatttaaaatatgatttaaatgcAGCAAGCTTGCTTCAAGCAGATATTGGATACGCAGGTGGTTCACAAAATTGTAGAAATGATTATTTCATCATCGTGAGTGAA from Mytilus edulis chromosome 7, xbMytEdul2.2, whole genome shotgun sequence encodes the following:
- the LOC139483327 gene encoding uncharacterized protein, with product MDRAKPELYDICPGLLRMKLNLMYTSGQTQVENRTMALDTAIEREHEIVHGVVDLMRTLLDNPLRKHRYIARNTKKLEQNIKNNPKHLNTLADLADLYRSNNLKEKAKIIEDRISKILQSSDSDDIKEKAICIVEQGYAVLFEEFKENELEAQQKLADSFEFIKAEQSSAIEERKDLLCLALKYTVNAQRLLCLTINCKSDNKVAEEKKSSIEMFQKGIQYLRNTSYSVEDIYIWTYYYAMACNRMPYSANDIGIQAVYLFWSVVSNLPKDDERFSIYRARAYAYIGHKIITRNEAFNASLSTSSLTSDEKFLALLKSPLSAFELAIAELPYDEVILNRKGISLWSLFKFGYAKTDNEKLDYLEQAEETLSLSISQNPRMHLLAFSTRMKVYMDLSTLKVFSEDKRKDFLHKALHDGKHSIKNNMSPRDVCTVAEVCQKLATFPNFYRYGPEAVSCSEY
- the LOC139481994 gene encoding uncharacterized protein gives rise to the protein MAEYRMATEWLKRSFMFSDPTRAFENVKSLCMSVLKLGDTSIIHAEFIHVLTFIANRMNGLEFLNYLVPKGLWKDYLGKLCEFMIFLETFHLTTDQVKIAEYLKTVLIKKDFLTARRLRICQFQLSNRYDLKYDLNAASLLQADIGYAGGSQNCRNDYFIIVSEVNSAWIQCFLQHQLGIQMIDDDIILTGWPGAIDYDSCSSLLETTIEGITECRKSILVLSKDFLEREWDVLKTIITQTLKRRSDFLRVILLEKCDIPPEIDIERISFFDFTHDKNIPIEIQHLKLALLEI